A single region of the Musa acuminata AAA Group cultivar baxijiao chromosome BXJ1-11, Cavendish_Baxijiao_AAA, whole genome shotgun sequence genome encodes:
- the LOC103971857 gene encoding uncharacterized protein LOC103971857, with amino-acid sequence HQEHSFSVLQFIYNGRHHCHTHKAFLFCNYTLLGAATSCVFLTLSLRLIPSPCGLLLVALHALTAVAAASACATTPASTARWHAAHMVSTVLAAIFHGAISVLAFTRTPDFLVELRSYVREEDGAVILKMVGGLGLAIFCLEWVALAVAFLLRYHAYVEGGSTATSSKKSSKVVGSDEELKDWPWPFQV; translated from the coding sequence CACCAAGAACACAGCTTCTCTGTGCTCCAATTCATCTACAATGGGCGCCACCACTGCCACACACACAAGGCGTTTCTTTTCTGCAACTACACCCTCCTCGGCGCCGCCACTAGCTGCGTCTTCCTCACCCTCTCCCTCCGCCTGATTCCCTCCCCCTGCGGCCTCCTCCTGGTCGCCCTCCATGCCCTcaccgccgtcgccgccgcctccgcctgcGCCACCACCCCCGCCTCCACCGCCCGCTGGCACGCCGCCCACATGGTCTCCACCGTCCTCGCCGCCATCTTCCATGGCGCCATCTCCGTCCTCGCCTTCACTCGCACCCCCGACTTCCTCGTCGAGCTTCGATCCTACGTCCGCGAGGAGGACGGCGCAGTCATCCTCAAGATGGTCGGCGGCCTCGGCCTCGCCATATTCTGCCTGGAGTGGGTGGCCCTCGCTGTGGCCTTCCTGCTGCGTTACCATGCCTACGTCGAAGGAGGCAGCACCGCCACCTCCTCAAAGAAGAGCTCCAAGGTCGTGGGCAGCGACGAGGAGCTCAAGGATTGGCCATGGCCATTCCAAGTATAA